One Leifsonia shinshuensis DNA window includes the following coding sequences:
- a CDS encoding FBP domain-containing protein produces MDTLTPQELRDSFVNCSRADAADLPLPPGMHEVDWARREYLGWRDPRLPQRGYVVVPTVSGPVGIVLRASEASMRSHAPTMCGWCQDVHVTRDVYFWSARRAGEAGRKGDTVGALVCASFECTENVRRTPPPMFVGFDSERVVEEQIAGLGERVRRFAQAVVGVRP; encoded by the coding sequence ATGGACACCCTGACCCCGCAGGAGCTTCGCGACTCGTTCGTGAACTGCTCGCGCGCCGACGCCGCCGACCTGCCGCTGCCGCCCGGGATGCACGAAGTGGACTGGGCGCGCCGGGAGTACCTCGGCTGGCGAGACCCCCGGCTGCCGCAGCGCGGCTACGTCGTCGTGCCGACCGTCAGCGGGCCGGTCGGCATCGTCCTCCGGGCCTCGGAGGCCTCCATGCGCTCGCACGCGCCCACCATGTGCGGCTGGTGCCAGGACGTCCACGTCACCCGCGACGTCTACTTCTGGTCGGCGCGCAGGGCAGGGGAGGCCGGGCGCAAGGGCGACACGGTCGGCGCGCTGGTCTGCGCGTCGTTCGAGTGCACCGAGAACGTCCGCCGCACGCCGCCGCCGATGTTCGTCGGCTTCGACTCCGAGCGCGTGGTCGAGGAGCAGATCGCCGGGCTCGGCGAGCGCGTCCGGCGCTTCGCGCAAGCCGTGGTGGGCGTGCGTCCTTAG
- a CDS encoding FAD:protein FMN transferase: protein MASPAAPDLVHDDFAIWGVDARLVVSDAGALTQARRIADAALAAVTAATSRFEPGSELSRLNAGERPAGGVELSPLLAEFVAVALAAAADTAGDVDPTLGGDLDRLGYDRDFAALPLDGVTITVTRPRRPGWQRVSLDGRTLTLPDDLRLDLGATAKAHAADRIARRIAAETGADALVSLGGDIATAGTTGRLWEVLVQDLPGDPAQQIAIPNGAGVATSSTQKRRWRSDGQARHHILDPRFGLPADDVWRSVTVAAGTCARANALSTASIVRGLAAPGWLRGLGADARLVARDGSIVTTGRWPADLPSGTGRADG from the coding sequence GTGGCCAGTCCAGCGGCTCCTGACCTCGTCCACGACGACTTCGCCATCTGGGGCGTCGACGCTCGCCTCGTGGTGTCCGACGCCGGCGCCCTGACGCAGGCGCGGAGGATCGCGGACGCCGCCCTCGCCGCCGTCACCGCGGCCACCAGCCGGTTCGAGCCGGGCAGCGAGCTCTCCCGGCTCAACGCGGGGGAGCGTCCGGCAGGCGGGGTGGAGCTCAGCCCGCTGCTGGCCGAGTTCGTCGCTGTCGCGCTCGCCGCGGCCGCGGACACCGCAGGCGACGTCGACCCGACGCTCGGCGGCGACCTGGACCGCCTCGGCTACGACCGGGACTTCGCCGCGCTGCCCCTGGACGGCGTCACCATCACCGTCACGCGGCCGCGCCGGCCCGGGTGGCAGCGCGTGTCGCTCGACGGCCGCACCCTGACTCTGCCCGACGACCTCCGGCTCGACCTCGGCGCGACCGCGAAGGCGCACGCCGCCGACCGGATCGCCCGGCGCATCGCGGCAGAGACCGGTGCGGACGCCCTGGTCTCCCTGGGTGGCGACATCGCCACGGCGGGGACGACCGGCCGGCTCTGGGAGGTGCTCGTGCAGGACCTCCCGGGCGACCCCGCCCAGCAGATCGCGATCCCGAACGGCGCGGGCGTCGCCACGTCGAGCACGCAGAAGCGGCGCTGGCGCAGCGACGGCCAGGCCAGGCACCACATCCTCGACCCGCGCTTCGGGCTGCCGGCCGACGATGTCTGGCGGTCGGTCACCGTTGCGGCGGGCACCTGCGCCCGCGCCAACGCGCTGAGCACGGCGTCGATCGTGCGCGGGCTGGCGGCGCCCGGCTGGCTGCGCGGCCTCGGCGCGGACGCGCGGCTGGTGGCGAGGGACGGCTCGATCGTCACGACCGGGCGCTGGCCGGCCGACCTCCCGAGCGGGACGGGGCGAGCCGATGGATGA
- a CDS encoding LLM class flavin-dependent oxidoreductase has protein sequence MKRIGFLSFGHYQAVPGSVVRTAADALLQTVELAVAAEEVGADGAFVRVHHFAPQLASPFPLLAAIGARTSRIEIGTGVIDMRYENPLYMAESAAAADLISGERLQLGVSRGSPETALAGYESFGYVPGEGESDADMARRHTAIFRAAIAGEAMANADPRMTGTSGGLSVQPLSPTLPDRIWWGAGTRATAEWTAEQGMNLMSSTLLTEDTGEAFDKLQAEQIQRFRDTWAEMGWEREPRVSVSRSVIPIVDDESRRYFGARAQVEGRDQVGHLDGGIARFGRSYIGEPEKLVAELAQDEAVRMADTVLVTVPNQLGVDFNARLLEAVVGVGRELGWRD, from the coding sequence GTGAAACGCATCGGCTTCCTCAGCTTCGGCCACTACCAGGCCGTCCCCGGCTCCGTCGTGCGGACGGCCGCCGACGCCCTCCTGCAGACGGTGGAGCTCGCGGTCGCCGCGGAGGAGGTGGGGGCCGACGGCGCGTTCGTCCGGGTGCACCACTTCGCGCCGCAGCTGGCCTCCCCGTTCCCGCTGCTCGCCGCGATCGGCGCGCGCACCTCGCGCATCGAGATCGGCACCGGCGTCATCGACATGCGGTACGAGAACCCGCTGTACATGGCGGAGTCAGCGGCTGCGGCCGACCTGATCAGCGGCGAGCGCCTCCAGCTCGGCGTCAGCCGCGGATCACCGGAGACGGCGCTCGCCGGCTACGAGTCGTTCGGCTACGTTCCGGGCGAGGGCGAGTCGGACGCGGACATGGCCCGCCGGCACACCGCGATCTTCCGAGCGGCGATCGCCGGCGAGGCCATGGCGAACGCCGACCCGCGGATGACCGGCACCAGCGGCGGCCTGTCCGTCCAGCCGCTGTCGCCGACCCTTCCCGACCGGATCTGGTGGGGCGCCGGCACGCGCGCGACGGCGGAGTGGACGGCCGAGCAGGGCATGAACCTGATGTCCTCCACCCTGCTCACCGAGGACACCGGCGAGGCGTTCGACAAGCTCCAGGCCGAGCAGATCCAGCGCTTCCGCGATACGTGGGCCGAGATGGGCTGGGAGCGCGAACCGCGGGTGAGCGTCAGCCGCAGCGTCATCCCGATCGTGGACGATGAGTCCCGCCGCTACTTCGGCGCCCGGGCGCAGGTGGAGGGCCGCGACCAGGTCGGCCACCTGGACGGCGGGATCGCCCGCTTCGGCCGCTCCTACATCGGCGAGCCGGAGAAGCTGGTCGCCGAACTGGCGCAGGACGAGGCGGTGCGGATGGCGGACACGGTCCTCGTGACCGTGCCGAACCAGCTCGGCGTGGACTTCAACGCGCGGCTGCTGGAGGCAGTGGTCGGAGTGGGGCGCGAGTTGGGGTGGCGCGACTGA
- a CDS encoding phosphoketolase family protein, which produces MSETSNEATLSDQELDQLDAWWRAANYLSVGQIYLLDNPLLRRPLSRDDIKPRLLGHWGTTPGLNFIYAHLNRAIRQRDLDTIFVAGPGHGGPGVVAGAYLDGTYSEIYSGIDRTEDGLRKLFRQFSFPGGIPSHAAPETPGSIHEGGELGYSLSHAYGAAFDNPKLLVAAVVGDGEAETGPLATAWHSNKFLNPKADGVVLPILHLNGYKIANPTVLARIPEAELLELMRGYGYTPYLVSGGFDGEDPREVHQRMAATLDDILDRIAEIKAAAESGDLIDRPAWPMLILRTPKGWTCPKEIDGHPAENNWRSHQVPLADARDTEAHTRLLEDWLLSYRPEELFDDAGAPIPLIASHAPEGDRRMSANPVANGGLLRQDLRLPDFRDYAVDVPAPGETVAEATRVLGGWLRDVMAQNPDDFRLFGPDETASNRLQDVFEVTGKQWNAEYWPIDSDNHLAPSGRVMEVLSEHQCQGWLEGYLLTGRHGVLTSYEAFIHIVDSMFNQHAKWLKSSRAIPWRSPIASLNYLLSSHVWRQDHNGASHQDPGFIDHVVNKKADVVRVYLPFDANTLLSTYDHCLRSVDYVNVVVAGKQPSPNWLSMRDAIAHCTRGIGVFDWAGTEREGEEPDVVLGCAGDIPTLEVLAAADILRRRLPDLAVRVVNVVDLMRLQSEGEHPHGLNDREYDALFTTDKPVIFAYHGYPWLIHRLTYRRAGHDNLHVRGYKEEGTTTTPFDMVMLNDLDRYHLVIDVLDRVPGLAAREAAFRQEMVDARLHARQYTRDHGEDIPAVAEWRWGGGTRSTRIDTTGGDND; this is translated from the coding sequence GTGAGCGAGACGTCGAACGAAGCCACCCTCTCCGACCAAGAACTCGACCAGCTCGACGCCTGGTGGCGTGCGGCCAACTACCTGTCCGTCGGTCAGATCTACCTCCTCGACAACCCGCTGCTGCGTCGCCCGCTCTCGCGCGACGACATCAAGCCGCGCCTGCTCGGGCACTGGGGGACCACTCCCGGCCTGAACTTCATCTACGCGCACCTCAACCGCGCGATCCGGCAGCGCGACCTCGACACCATCTTCGTGGCCGGCCCCGGGCACGGCGGTCCCGGCGTCGTCGCCGGGGCGTACCTCGACGGCACGTACAGCGAGATCTACAGCGGCATCGACCGGACGGAGGACGGTCTGCGGAAGCTGTTCCGGCAGTTCTCGTTCCCCGGCGGCATCCCGTCGCACGCCGCTCCCGAGACCCCGGGCAGCATCCACGAGGGCGGCGAGCTCGGCTATTCGCTGTCGCACGCGTACGGTGCCGCCTTCGACAACCCGAAGCTGCTCGTCGCGGCCGTGGTGGGCGACGGCGAGGCCGAGACCGGGCCGCTCGCGACGGCGTGGCACTCGAACAAGTTCCTGAACCCGAAGGCGGACGGCGTCGTCCTGCCGATCCTGCACCTCAACGGCTACAAGATCGCCAACCCGACGGTGCTCGCACGCATCCCGGAGGCCGAGCTGCTGGAGCTGATGCGCGGCTACGGCTACACGCCCTACCTGGTCTCCGGCGGCTTCGACGGCGAGGACCCGCGCGAAGTGCACCAGCGGATGGCGGCGACGCTGGACGACATCCTCGACCGGATCGCCGAGATCAAGGCGGCCGCGGAGTCCGGCGACCTGATCGACCGTCCCGCGTGGCCGATGCTCATCCTCCGCACGCCCAAGGGCTGGACCTGCCCGAAGGAGATCGACGGCCACCCCGCCGAGAACAACTGGCGCTCGCATCAGGTTCCGCTCGCCGACGCCCGCGACACCGAGGCGCACACGCGGCTGCTGGAGGACTGGCTGCTGTCCTACCGGCCGGAGGAGCTGTTCGACGACGCCGGCGCACCCATCCCGCTCATCGCCTCGCACGCGCCGGAGGGCGACCGGCGGATGAGCGCCAACCCGGTCGCGAACGGCGGCCTCCTGCGCCAGGACCTGCGGCTGCCCGACTTCCGCGACTACGCCGTCGACGTGCCGGCTCCGGGGGAGACCGTGGCCGAGGCCACGCGCGTGCTCGGCGGCTGGCTGCGCGACGTGATGGCGCAGAACCCGGACGACTTCCGGCTGTTCGGCCCGGACGAGACGGCCTCCAACCGGCTGCAGGACGTCTTCGAGGTCACCGGCAAGCAGTGGAACGCCGAGTACTGGCCGATCGACTCCGACAACCACCTCGCGCCGAGCGGCCGGGTGATGGAGGTGCTGAGCGAGCACCAGTGCCAGGGCTGGCTGGAGGGCTACCTGCTGACCGGACGCCACGGCGTGCTGACCTCGTACGAGGCGTTCATCCACATCGTCGACTCGATGTTCAACCAGCACGCCAAGTGGTTGAAGAGCTCGCGCGCCATCCCGTGGCGCAGCCCGATCGCGTCGCTGAACTACCTGCTCAGCTCGCACGTCTGGCGGCAGGACCACAACGGCGCCTCCCACCAGGACCCGGGGTTCATCGACCACGTCGTCAACAAGAAGGCCGACGTCGTGCGGGTCTACCTGCCGTTCGACGCCAACACGCTGCTGTCGACGTACGACCACTGCCTCCGCTCGGTCGACTACGTGAACGTGGTGGTGGCGGGCAAGCAGCCGTCGCCGAACTGGCTGAGCATGCGCGACGCGATCGCGCACTGCACGCGCGGCATCGGCGTGTTCGACTGGGCCGGCACCGAGCGGGAGGGCGAGGAGCCCGACGTCGTGCTGGGCTGCGCCGGCGACATCCCGACGCTGGAGGTGCTGGCCGCGGCCGACATCCTCCGCCGCCGGCTGCCCGACCTGGCGGTGCGGGTCGTGAACGTGGTCGACCTGATGCGGCTGCAGAGCGAGGGCGAGCACCCGCACGGGCTGAACGACCGCGAGTACGACGCGCTGTTCACCACGGACAAGCCGGTCATCTTCGCCTACCACGGCTACCCCTGGCTGATCCACCGGCTCACCTACCGCCGGGCCGGCCACGACAACCTCCACGTGCGCGGCTACAAGGAGGAGGGCACGACGACGACGCCGTTCGACATGGTCATGCTCAACGACCTCGACCGCTACCACCTGGTCATCGACGTGCTCGACCGCGTGCCGGGGCTGGCGGCGCGGGAGGCGGCGTTCCGTCAGGAGATGGTGGACGCGCGCCTGCACGCGCGGCAGTACACGCGCGACCACGGCGAGGACATCCCCGCCGTCGCCGAGTGGCGCTGGGGCGGCGGCACGCGAAGCACGCGCATCGACACCACCGGCGGCGACAACGACTGA
- a CDS encoding alpha/beta hydrolase: MANQPVIFIHGLWLHASSWQPWIDLFTAEGYAPVAPLWPGEKDTVADTRANPDDVANFGIDDVTEHFAKIIEAMDVPPVIIGHSFGGLVTEKLIGEGYGNAGVAIDPAQIKGVLPLPFRQLKSSFPVLDNPANIHKPIALTEDQFKFGFANQLTDEEAKELFDRWTVPSTVRPIFQAAGANFSVHSQAAVDTKNEDRGPLLLIAGGEDNTVPEVTTDATLKLYRDSNAVTELITFRDRGHSLVIDHGWRDVATEILVWLGQQGLQD; this comes from the coding sequence ATGGCGAATCAACCGGTGATCTTCATCCACGGCCTCTGGCTCCACGCGAGCAGCTGGCAGCCCTGGATCGACCTCTTCACGGCGGAGGGCTACGCCCCCGTCGCACCCCTGTGGCCCGGCGAGAAGGACACCGTGGCCGACACCCGCGCGAATCCGGACGATGTGGCGAACTTCGGCATCGACGACGTCACGGAGCACTTCGCGAAGATCATCGAGGCGATGGACGTGCCCCCGGTCATCATCGGGCACTCGTTCGGCGGTCTCGTCACCGAGAAGCTGATCGGCGAGGGCTACGGCAACGCGGGCGTCGCGATCGACCCGGCGCAGATCAAGGGAGTGCTGCCGCTGCCGTTCCGCCAGCTGAAGTCGTCGTTCCCGGTGCTCGACAACCCGGCCAACATCCACAAGCCGATCGCGCTCACCGAGGACCAGTTCAAGTTCGGCTTCGCGAACCAGCTCACCGACGAGGAGGCCAAGGAGCTGTTCGACCGCTGGACCGTGCCGTCCACCGTCCGCCCGATCTTCCAGGCGGCGGGGGCGAACTTCAGCGTCCACTCGCAGGCGGCCGTCGACACCAAGAACGAGGACCGCGGCCCGCTGCTGCTGATCGCCGGCGGCGAGGACAACACCGTTCCGGAGGTCACGACGGACGCCACGCTCAAGCTGTACCGCGACTCCAACGCGGTGACCGAGCTGATCACCTTCCGCGACCGCGGCCACTCGCTCGTCATCGACCACGGCTGGCGCGACGTCGCCACCGAGATCCTGGTCTGGCTCGGGCAGCAGGGACTGCAGGACTAG
- a CDS encoding alpha/beta fold hydrolase — protein METSTIATPAGPVVVRHTGRTGRTATILLHGAAGSWTTWLPAIEAAGGADALDDLVVPDLPGWGDSPADVSTLDAASLARAVAATARGLGYERWRVVGHSMGGFVALELAAQEPAATESLLLVSATTLGGRGDRLGRFGLLRAFPGLALLLAGMRALAASGPAAAPFVRALERSGLLGALLAPLFALPQPLTVHELARDLRPAAFVRAVACALRYPAAERWARVRCPVLAVHGDHDVFVGADDDARLAAIIPRFSALTLSRTGHFGHVERPRFLAGVLGPR, from the coding sequence GTGGAAACCTCGACGATTGCGACACCGGCCGGACCCGTGGTGGTGCGGCACACGGGGCGCACCGGACGGACAGCGACGATCCTCCTGCACGGGGCGGCCGGCTCGTGGACGACCTGGCTGCCGGCGATCGAGGCGGCAGGCGGCGCCGACGCGCTGGACGACCTGGTCGTGCCCGACCTCCCGGGCTGGGGCGACTCGCCCGCCGACGTGAGCACTCTCGACGCGGCGTCTCTCGCGCGGGCGGTGGCGGCGACGGCGCGCGGGCTCGGCTACGAGCGCTGGCGCGTCGTCGGCCACTCGATGGGCGGCTTCGTCGCCCTGGAGCTCGCCGCCCAGGAGCCAGCGGCGACCGAGTCCCTGCTGCTCGTCTCGGCCACCACCCTCGGCGGTCGCGGCGACCGCCTGGGACGGTTCGGCCTGCTGCGCGCCTTCCCGGGGCTCGCGCTGCTGCTGGCCGGGATGCGGGCGCTCGCGGCCTCCGGCCCCGCCGCGGCCCCCTTCGTCCGCGCGCTCGAGAGGTCCGGACTCCTCGGCGCGCTGCTGGCTCCGCTTTTCGCGCTGCCGCAGCCGCTCACCGTGCACGAGCTCGCCCGCGACCTCCGGCCCGCCGCGTTCGTGCGCGCCGTCGCATGCGCCTTGCGTTATCCGGCGGCCGAGCGCTGGGCGCGTGTCCGCTGCCCCGTCCTGGCCGTGCATGGCGACCACGACGTGTTCGTGGGCGCCGACGACGACGCGAGGCTGGCGGCGATCATCCCGCGCTTCTCGGCGCTGACGCTGTCGCGGACCGGGCACTTCGGACACGTGGAGCGCCCGCGCTTCCTCGCCGGTGTCCTCGGTCCGCGCTAG
- a CDS encoding ferric reductase-like transmembrane domain-containing protein, translating to MDEVLWAVGRASGVVALLLLTVSLWLGIVTRSGRPLPGMPRFSVTLLHRNVSLLAVVFLVLHIGTLLLDSYAKLTLTDILVPFLGAHLPFWLGLGTVAVDLLIAVTITALLRRRLGLRVFKAVHWLSYALWPIALAHTIGDGTDGTSGWMLLLSGASVLFVLAAVLWRVSAGFLETSAARRTDAEPSRRGLS from the coding sequence ATGGATGAGGTGCTGTGGGCCGTCGGCCGGGCCTCCGGCGTCGTCGCCCTCCTGCTGCTCACCGTGTCGCTCTGGCTCGGCATCGTGACCCGCTCGGGCCGTCCGCTGCCCGGGATGCCGCGCTTCTCGGTCACCCTCCTGCACCGCAACGTCTCGCTGCTCGCGGTCGTCTTCCTGGTCCTGCACATCGGGACGCTGCTGCTCGACTCCTACGCGAAGCTCACCCTCACCGACATCCTCGTCCCGTTCCTCGGCGCGCACCTTCCGTTCTGGCTCGGCCTCGGCACGGTCGCCGTCGACCTCCTGATCGCGGTGACGATCACCGCGCTGCTGCGCCGGCGGCTCGGCTTGCGCGTCTTCAAGGCGGTGCACTGGCTGAGCTACGCGCTGTGGCCGATCGCCCTCGCCCACACCATCGGCGACGGCACGGACGGCACGTCCGGCTGGATGCTGCTGCTCTCCGGCGCGAGCGTGCTGTTCGTGCTCGCGGCCGTGCTCTGGCGGGTGTCCGCCGGGTTCCTGGAGACGTCGGCCGCGCGACGCACGGACGCCGAGCCGAGCAGAAGGGGACTGTCATGA
- a CDS encoding VOC family protein, with translation MQKVRTFLWYDGQAEAATSHYVSLVPDSRILSVDRLGEGDSIVLVTFELGGIEYVALDGGPLYSFTEAASIMVVCDDQEEVDRLWDGLTADGGEPGPCGWLKDRWGLSWQIVPRALLELQQDPDRERAGRANAAMLTMGKIDIAALYAAADAG, from the coding sequence ATGCAGAAGGTCAGAACGTTCCTCTGGTACGACGGCCAGGCCGAAGCGGCGACCAGCCACTACGTCTCGCTCGTCCCGGACTCCCGCATCCTCAGCGTCGACCGGCTCGGCGAAGGAGACAGCATCGTGCTGGTGACCTTCGAGCTGGGCGGGATCGAGTACGTCGCGCTGGACGGCGGCCCGCTGTACTCCTTCACGGAGGCGGCATCCATCATGGTGGTCTGCGACGACCAGGAGGAGGTCGACCGGCTCTGGGACGGCCTCACCGCGGACGGCGGCGAGCCGGGTCCGTGCGGCTGGCTGAAGGACCGCTGGGGGCTGAGCTGGCAGATCGTGCCGCGCGCCCTGCTGGAGCTGCAGCAGGATCCCGACCGCGAGCGCGCCGGTCGCGCGAACGCGGCCATGCTCACCATGGGGAAGATCGACATCGCCGCGCTGTACGCGGCGGCCGACGCCGGCTGA
- a CDS encoding hydrolase, with translation MADWLCATCAVETTPIVTDAGEEPPASCPICEDERQYVPPTGQRWTTLQRLQREGEHVTVTELEPGLYGLSSEPKVGIGQRALLLCTPDGNLLWDPTGYVDEAAATAVQDLGGAAFIATSHPHMYGAQTSWSRMLGGVPVLVHAADRHWVQREDPALQEWSGEEEVLPGVLLRTVGGHFPGSAVVHWDHGVVLSGDTIFPGPSQKWVTFQRSFPNDIPLSAAVVRRVADLVCDRPFERMYGNLGNVIPVDAREAVRRSAERYIGWVSGAFDHLT, from the coding sequence ATGGCCGACTGGTTGTGCGCGACGTGCGCCGTGGAGACGACCCCGATCGTGACGGACGCGGGGGAGGAGCCGCCGGCCTCCTGCCCGATCTGCGAGGACGAGCGCCAGTACGTCCCGCCGACGGGCCAGCGCTGGACCACGCTGCAGCGCCTGCAGCGCGAGGGCGAGCACGTGACGGTGACGGAGCTGGAGCCCGGCCTCTACGGGCTGAGCAGCGAGCCGAAGGTGGGCATCGGCCAGCGCGCGCTGCTGCTGTGCACCCCGGACGGCAACCTGCTCTGGGACCCCACCGGCTACGTCGACGAGGCCGCCGCGACCGCGGTGCAGGACCTCGGCGGCGCCGCCTTCATCGCCACCAGCCACCCGCACATGTACGGCGCGCAGACCTCCTGGTCGCGGATGCTCGGCGGCGTGCCGGTGCTGGTCCACGCGGCCGACCGGCACTGGGTGCAGCGCGAGGACCCTGCGCTGCAGGAGTGGAGCGGCGAGGAGGAGGTGCTGCCCGGTGTGCTGCTGCGCACGGTCGGCGGGCACTTCCCGGGCAGCGCGGTGGTGCACTGGGACCACGGCGTCGTCCTCAGCGGCGACACGATCTTCCCGGGGCCGTCGCAGAAGTGGGTGACGTTCCAGCGGAGCTTCCCCAACGACATCCCGCTGTCCGCCGCCGTGGTGCGCCGGGTCGCGGACCTGGTCTGCGACCGGCCGTTCGAGCGGATGTACGGCAACCTGGGCAACGTCATCCCGGTGGACGCCCGGGAGGCCGTGCGGCGGTCGGCCGAGCGGTACATCGGCTGGGTGAGCGGGGCGTTCGACCACCTGACCTGA
- a CDS encoding SGNH/GDSL hydrolase family protein gives MGYSSFIAIGDSFTEGVGDDLPDGRQRGWADFVALGLALASPSPVYYANLAIRGRKLTPILTEQLDPAIAQHPQLVSLNGGGNDIMRPRVTIASVATQLIDAADRVAASGSTMLLLSGANPSRHLPMGGLLRKRGDELAVAVRALLPRDGVLFVDNWADESLEDIRYWSPDRLHLNALGHARVASNVLTALDVPVPAEWGVDEVEAAPAGEQSRRTADYYRRYVLPWIGRRLTGRSSGDGRVAKIAELTVVDPASAHPL, from the coding sequence ATGGGCTACTCCAGTTTCATCGCGATCGGCGACAGCTTCACGGAGGGGGTCGGCGACGACCTCCCGGACGGCCGGCAGCGCGGCTGGGCCGACTTCGTCGCGCTCGGGCTGGCGCTCGCGTCGCCGTCGCCGGTGTACTACGCGAACCTGGCGATCCGCGGCCGGAAGCTCACCCCCATCCTCACCGAGCAACTGGACCCGGCCATCGCGCAGCACCCGCAGCTGGTGAGCCTCAACGGCGGCGGCAACGACATCATGCGCCCGCGCGTCACCATCGCCTCGGTGGCGACGCAGCTCATCGACGCCGCGGACCGGGTGGCGGCCTCCGGCAGCACGATGCTGCTGCTGAGCGGCGCCAACCCGAGCCGCCACCTGCCGATGGGCGGGCTGCTGCGCAAGCGCGGCGACGAGCTGGCGGTCGCGGTGCGCGCCCTGCTGCCCCGCGACGGCGTGCTGTTCGTCGACAACTGGGCGGACGAGTCCCTGGAGGACATCCGCTACTGGTCCCCCGACCGCCTCCACCTGAACGCGCTCGGCCACGCCCGCGTCGCCAGCAACGTGCTCACCGCGCTCGACGTGCCGGTGCCGGCCGAGTGGGGCGTCGACGAGGTGGAGGCCGCGCCCGCCGGCGAGCAGTCGCGACGCACGGCGGACTACTACCGCCGGTACGTGCTGCCCTGGATCGGCCGGCGGCTCACGGGGCGGTCGTCCGGCGACGGGCGGGTGGCGAAGATCGCGGAGCTGACCGTCGTCGACCCCGCCTCCGCCCACCCCCTCTGA
- a CDS encoding thioredoxin family protein — MSTLASVTDASFASDVLAAPGTTLVEFWAPWCGPCRALTPILERIADEHDLRVLRINADENPQASAEYRALSLPVTKVFQNGEVVKTIIGAKPKPALEFELAPYLS; from the coding sequence ATGAGCACTCTCGCCAGCGTCACCGACGCCTCCTTCGCCTCCGACGTCCTCGCCGCGCCCGGCACCACCCTCGTGGAGTTCTGGGCGCCCTGGTGCGGGCCGTGCCGCGCGCTCACGCCGATCCTGGAGCGGATCGCGGACGAGCACGATCTGCGCGTGCTGCGGATCAACGCGGACGAGAACCCGCAGGCGTCCGCCGAGTACCGCGCGCTGTCGCTGCCGGTGACGAAGGTCTTCCAGAACGGTGAAGTCGTCAAGACGATCATCGGTGCGAAGCCGAAGCCCGCGCTGGAGTTCGAGCTGGCGCCGTATCTGAGCTGA